The following are from one region of the Vibrio hyugaensis genome:
- a CDS encoding tRNA-uridine aminocarboxypropyltransferase: MAQPCSTCGFEFNCICSLLPKLNSEHTLMLLMHPNELTRDTNTGKLLAQCQLNVTQVVWDRKAPPAELLETLAEPSLLPVLLFPSEESLTLEQVQQQSNEQDIQPRYIILDATWQEARKMINKSRWLEGVAMMGLTTQVDSQYQLRRNQQEGNLCTFEVAAQLLEQLGEEQNQKQMLAFFEQYLPRFQAEKSGHELKA, translated from the coding sequence ATGGCTCAACCGTGCTCAACTTGCGGCTTCGAGTTTAACTGCATCTGTTCACTGCTGCCAAAGTTAAACAGTGAGCATACACTTATGTTGCTGATGCACCCCAATGAACTGACGCGAGATACCAACACCGGAAAACTGCTCGCCCAATGCCAATTGAATGTCACTCAAGTCGTTTGGGATCGAAAAGCACCACCAGCGGAGTTATTAGAAACGCTTGCTGAGCCAAGCCTGCTGCCGGTATTGCTTTTCCCAAGTGAAGAAAGCCTGACGCTTGAGCAAGTGCAGCAACAAAGCAACGAACAAGACATACAACCACGGTACATCATTCTTGATGCGACTTGGCAAGAAGCGCGCAAGATGATCAACAAAAGCCGTTGGCTAGAAGGCGTTGCGATGATGGGTTTAACCACTCAAGTCGATTCCCAGTATCAACTGCGTCGAAACCAACAAGAAGGCAACTTATGTACCTTTGAAGTGGCCGCTCAATTGCTAGAACAACTTGGTGAAGAGCAAAACCAGAAACAAATGCTAGCGTTCTTCGAGCAATACCTTCCTCGTTTCCAAGCCGAGAAAAGTGGTCACGAGCTCAAAGCCTAA